The following are encoded together in the Actinobacillus lignieresii genome:
- the radA gene encoding DNA repair protein RadA: protein MAKAPKTAYVCNDCGAEYSRWMGQCKECKSWNTVSEIRLISSKEATKSDRFSGYAGETSGKVQTLSEISLQEVPRFSSGFNELDRVLGGGVVPGSAILIGGHPGAGKSTLLLQVMCGLSKDLPTLYVTGEESLQQVAMRANRLGLPTDNLKMLSETSVEHICNIADQEKPKIMVIDSIQVMHLADIQSSPGSVSQVRECASFLTRYAKTRQVAIIMVGHVTKDGTLAGPKVLEHCIDASILLEGESDSRFRTLRSQKNRFGAVNELGVFAMTEQGLREVKNPSAIFLSRSDKQTPGSSVMVLWEGTRPLLVEIQALVDHSMLANPRRVAVGLDHNRLSLLLAVLHRHGGLQMSDQDVFVNVVGGVKVTETSADLALILALISSFRNHALPQDLVVFGEVGLAGEIRPVPSGQERISEAAKHGFKRAIIPHGNAPKKPIKGMEVFTVKKLSDALDILGNL, encoded by the coding sequence ATGGCTAAAGCACCAAAAACAGCTTATGTATGTAATGATTGCGGCGCGGAATATTCTCGCTGGATGGGGCAATGCAAAGAATGTAAGTCTTGGAATACCGTGAGTGAAATTAGACTTATCTCGAGTAAAGAAGCAACAAAAAGCGACCGCTTCAGCGGATATGCCGGCGAAACCTCAGGTAAAGTTCAAACCTTATCCGAAATCAGCTTACAAGAAGTGCCTCGTTTTAGCAGCGGCTTTAATGAATTGGATCGCGTACTGGGCGGCGGTGTCGTGCCGGGTTCGGCAATTTTAATCGGCGGCCATCCCGGTGCCGGTAAATCCACTCTGCTTTTACAAGTAATGTGCGGTTTGTCTAAAGATTTGCCGACCCTTTACGTGACCGGTGAAGAATCCCTACAACAAGTGGCGATGAGAGCGAATCGTTTAGGCTTACCGACCGACAATCTCAAGATGCTTTCAGAAACTTCGGTCGAGCATATTTGTAATATCGCCGACCAAGAAAAGCCGAAAATTATGGTAATCGACTCAATTCAGGTCATGCACCTTGCCGATATTCAATCTTCTCCCGGTAGCGTTTCGCAAGTGCGGGAGTGTGCTTCGTTTTTAACTCGCTATGCGAAAACACGGCAAGTAGCGATTATTATGGTCGGACACGTAACCAAAGACGGGACGCTTGCCGGTCCGAAAGTGTTGGAACACTGTATTGACGCCTCGATTTTACTGGAAGGCGAATCGGACTCTCGATTCCGTACCTTACGCAGCCAGAAAAACCGTTTCGGTGCGGTCAATGAATTGGGCGTATTTGCCATGACCGAGCAAGGCTTACGAGAAGTAAAAAATCCTTCCGCGATTTTCCTCAGCCGTAGCGATAAACAAACGCCAGGCAGTTCCGTGATGGTGCTTTGGGAAGGAACCCGTCCGTTATTAGTCGAAATTCAAGCGTTGGTCGATCATTCGATGTTGGCTAATCCTCGCCGTGTCGCCGTAGGTTTGGATCACAACCGTTTATCGCTCTTACTTGCGGTGTTACATCGCCACGGCGGTTTGCAAATGTCGGATCAAGATGTGTTCGTCAATGTGGTCGGCGGGGTAAAAGTGACCGAGACCAGTGCCGATCTCGCCCTAATTTTGGCGTTAATTTCCAGTTTTAGAAATCATGCGCTACCGCAAGATTTGGTCGTATTCGGCGAGGTGGGATTAGCCGGAGAAATTCGTCCGGTACCGAGCGGTCAAGAACGTATCAGCGAAGCGGCGAAGCACGGTTTTAAACGTGCGATTATTCCTCACGGCAACGCACCTAAAAAACCGATTAAAGGTATGGAAGTCTTTACCGTTAAGAAACTAAGCGACGCACTGGATATCCTCGGCAATCTATAA
- a CDS encoding phage integrase produces MGVRKDESRGRWLAEAYISGKRVRKWFNSKAEANRYFTALKAENSPLAQKVIVKMEQSPLLSELIQLWYELHGRSLRNGNRLLNRLGYMAEAMGNPLAKDVSASMFAEYRARRLNGDVTFWRYREQVKESTVNNEKVLLGGVFNELERLGKWSGGNPLKNVRSFKVREREIVFLSNDEIKRLLHVIDNYKFSPDLKIVVRLALATGARWSEVVNLTRSQIIPYKVTFPNTKNGKVRTVPISKELYEMIPDKSGRLFTAEMTAFAKMIKKAGIVLPEGKNTHILRHTFASHFMMNGGNLLVLRDILGHSDITMTMRYAHFAPSFLESAVTLNPLSNL; encoded by the coding sequence ATGGGTGTTCGTAAAGATGAAAGCCGTGGGCGTTGGTTGGCTGAGGCTTATATTAGCGGCAAGCGTGTGCGGAAGTGGTTTAACAGTAAGGCAGAAGCGAATCGATATTTTACTGCGCTGAAGGCTGAAAATAGCCCGCTTGCGCAGAAAGTGATTGTGAAGATGGAGCAGTCGCCGTTATTGTCTGAGCTGATTCAATTATGGTATGAGTTGCACGGTCGGTCATTGCGAAATGGCAATCGCTTGTTAAATCGTTTGGGCTACATGGCTGAGGCAATGGGGAATCCGTTGGCAAAAGATGTATCGGCTTCGATGTTTGCAGAATATCGCGCTAGACGGCTGAATGGCGATGTGACGTTTTGGCGTTATCGTGAGCAAGTAAAGGAATCGACCGTCAATAATGAGAAAGTTTTGCTCGGTGGCGTGTTTAATGAGTTAGAGCGTTTAGGCAAGTGGAGCGGTGGCAATCCGCTGAAAAATGTGCGTAGCTTTAAAGTGCGTGAACGTGAAATTGTATTTTTGTCGAATGATGAAATTAAGCGTTTATTGCACGTGATTGATAACTATAAATTCTCGCCTGACCTTAAAATTGTGGTGCGCTTGGCTTTGGCAACGGGGGCGAGATGGTCGGAAGTGGTGAATCTTACTCGTTCACAAATCATTCCGTATAAAGTGACTTTCCCGAACACGAAAAACGGTAAAGTGAGAACTGTGCCTATTTCTAAAGAACTGTATGAGATGATTCCCGATAAAAGCGGGCGGTTGTTTACGGCTGAGATGACGGCTTTTGCGAAAATGATTAAGAAAGCGGGTATTGTGCTGCCAGAGGGGAAAAATACGCATATTTTGCGCCACACTTTCGCATCGCACTTTATGATGAACGGTGGAAATTTATTGGTATTGCGTGATATTTTGGGCCATTCTGATATTACGATGACGATGCGTTATGCGCATTTTGCGCCTTCGTTCTTGGAATCGGCGGTTACGCTAAATCCGCTCAGCAATCTCTAA
- the folA gene encoding type 3 dihydrofolate reductase, producing MKISLIVARTLNHVIGKENRMPWNLPVDLAWFRQNTLGKPVIMGRKTYESIGRLLPKRPNIILSRSGFCVEGAYMAENFAQAVELAETFANTDEIMVIGGGELFKQTIPQADRLYLTEIQAEIEGDTLFEFDESNWRLSEEKWSEIDEQNAYRCRFMILERK from the coding sequence ATGAAGATAAGTTTAATTGTTGCCAGAACCTTAAATCATGTGATTGGTAAAGAGAACCGAATGCCATGGAATTTACCGGTGGATTTGGCTTGGTTTCGACAAAATACGCTAGGTAAGCCGGTGATTATGGGGCGCAAAACCTATGAATCTATCGGGCGACTTTTACCGAAACGGCCGAATATTATTTTGTCGCGTTCAGGATTTTGTGTGGAAGGGGCTTATATGGCGGAAAACTTTGCGCAAGCGGTCGAATTAGCCGAAACTTTTGCAAATACGGATGAGATTATGGTAATCGGCGGCGGCGAGTTGTTTAAACAAACAATTCCGCAAGCGGACAGACTTTATTTAACGGAAATTCAGGCTGAAATTGAGGGCGATACGCTGTTTGAGTTTGACGAATCAAATTGGCGGTTATCCGAAGAAAAATGGTCGGAAATTGACGAACAAAACGCCTATCGTTGCCGCTTTATGATTTTAGAGAGAAAATAA
- the coaE gene encoding dephospho-CoA kinase (Dephospho-CoA kinase (CoaE) performs the final step in coenzyme A biosynthesis.), producing MSYVVGLTGGIGSGKTTVANLFAELGVPLIDADIVARQVVEKGSPLLSKIAEHFGDEILTSQGELDRAKLRQIIFRQEQEKIWLNNLLHPAIRQEMLSQIQACSEPYLLFVVPLLIENNLTEFCDRVIVIDVEPAIQLERATKRDQSKVETIKSIMASQVSRTERLRYADDVIENNLPLEQGLERIKTQVFALHQQYLDLAKDKESECQKLS from the coding sequence ATGAGCTATGTAGTCGGTTTAACCGGTGGAATCGGAAGTGGCAAAACGACAGTCGCAAACTTATTTGCCGAACTCGGGGTGCCGTTAATTGATGCGGATATTGTTGCACGCCAAGTGGTTGAAAAGGGCTCTCCGCTATTGAGCAAAATTGCCGAGCATTTCGGCGATGAGATTTTAACCTCGCAAGGTGAACTGGATCGAGCCAAGTTACGCCAAATCATCTTCCGACAGGAACAAGAGAAAATATGGTTAAATAATTTGTTGCATCCGGCCATTCGCCAAGAGATGTTAAGCCAAATACAAGCCTGTTCCGAACCATATTTATTATTTGTGGTGCCGCTACTGATTGAAAATAACCTTACTGAATTTTGTGACCGAGTAATCGTGATTGATGTAGAGCCTGCTATTCAGCTGGAACGAGCAACCAAGCGAGATCAAAGTAAGGTTGAAACGATTAAAAGCATTATGGCATCACAAGTTAGCCGAACAGAGCGACTGCGTTATGCCGATGATGTGATTGAAAATAATTTACCGTTGGAACAGGGGCTTGAGCGTATAAAAACACAAGTCTTCGCCTTACACCAACAGTATTTAGATTTAGCAAAAGATAAGGAAAGCGAATGTCAGAAACTATCGTAA
- the holA gene encoding DNA polymerase III subunit delta, translating into MQKVFPEALPNLLSKSLSPFYLLTGNDLLLINESKDHIVQAARLADFDEKQEVSIANDTKWEALFEAAQSNGLFFNRQIIILNLPEAPTAAQMKNVAELCRFSHPDLLLILCLPKFSKAIEKQAWFTQIEAQTVQVNCQTPEIAKLPTWLSHRAKTMELQIEPEAVQLLCYSYEGNLLALKQALQMLQLRFTDGRISLARAKEVVEQSAQFSPFQWIDALLEGKIARAERILKHLQNEEVQPVVLLRIIQKELLVLLEITRSPQPVQNSNQPLYMGNLRAEFDRLKVWQNRRPFYQAVVQRLTYKKLYQLIQLLAELEKQVKQEFSDEIWLELERFSAYFEEK; encoded by the coding sequence ATGCAAAAAGTTTTCCCTGAAGCACTTCCTAACCTTTTATCTAAAAGCCTCTCCCCTTTCTATCTACTGACAGGCAATGATCTTCTACTGATTAACGAAAGTAAAGATCACATCGTGCAAGCCGCTCGTTTAGCGGATTTCGATGAGAAACAAGAAGTCAGTATTGCAAATGATACAAAATGGGAAGCTCTGTTTGAGGCGGCACAATCAAACGGTTTGTTCTTTAACCGCCAAATTATTATTCTCAACCTGCCGGAAGCGCCAACTGCAGCACAAATGAAAAATGTTGCGGAGTTATGCCGTTTTAGCCATCCGGATCTATTGCTGATTCTCTGCTTACCGAAATTCAGTAAGGCAATAGAAAAACAAGCATGGTTCACACAAATCGAAGCGCAAACGGTGCAAGTCAATTGCCAAACTCCGGAAATAGCTAAATTACCGACTTGGCTCTCACATAGAGCCAAGACGATGGAATTGCAGATTGAACCAGAAGCGGTGCAACTACTCTGTTATAGTTATGAAGGAAATTTATTGGCACTAAAACAAGCGTTACAAATGCTACAACTCCGTTTTACCGACGGAAGAATTTCACTGGCTCGCGCTAAAGAAGTGGTAGAACAATCTGCGCAATTCTCACCGTTTCAATGGATTGATGCACTGTTAGAAGGCAAAATTGCCCGTGCGGAACGCATTTTAAAACACCTACAAAATGAGGAAGTTCAGCCGGTTGTCTTGTTACGTATTATTCAAAAAGAACTACTGGTGTTACTAGAAATTACTCGCTCTCCGCAACCGGTGCAAAATAGCAATCAGCCGTTATATATGGGTAATTTACGTGCGGAATTTGACCGCTTGAAGGTCTGGCAAAATCGTCGTCCTTTTTATCAAGCAGTAGTGCAACGCTTAACGTATAAAAAATTGTATCAACTTATTCAACTCTTGGCAGAATTAGAAAAGCAAGTAAAACAAGAATTCAGTGATGAGATTTGGTTGGAATTAGAACGCTTTTCCGCCTATTTTGAAGAGAAATAA
- a CDS encoding prepilin-type N-terminal cleavage/methylation domain-containing protein — protein MQKLSLIRPLTNAFTLIELMIVIAIIAILATVAIPSYNSYTQKAALSELLAASASYKTDVEICIYNTGDSKNCSGGQNGVRKMTELRQAKYLNTITVEGGTITVTGKGNLQEYGYTMTPIHNGSTISWETKCKGEDLSLFPANFCVSN, from the coding sequence ATGCAAAAACTAAGTCTTATTCGACCGCTTACTAACGCGTTTACTTTAATTGAATTGATGATCGTGATTGCGATTATTGCCATTTTAGCTACGGTTGCGATTCCGTCATATAACAGTTATACCCAAAAAGCGGCGCTTTCGGAGCTATTGGCGGCATCGGCTTCTTATAAAACGGATGTCGAGATCTGCATATATAACACCGGAGATTCTAAAAACTGTAGCGGCGGTCAAAACGGTGTCAGAAAAATGACGGAGCTTAGACAGGCTAAATATTTAAATACCATTACGGTGGAAGGCGGAACGATTACGGTAACGGGGAAAGGGAATCTACAGGAATACGGTTATACGATGACACCGATTCATAACGGTAGCACTATTTCTTGGGAAACGAAATGTAAAGGGGAGGACTTAAGTTTATTTCCGGCAAATTTCTGCGTATCAAATTAA
- a CDS encoding YgjV family protein: MDYVELLGYAAMGFVGLSFVLKDVIKLRLINAIGCVLFVIYGFFIGSVPVMVMNLFVASLNFYFVFKNRHKP; the protein is encoded by the coding sequence ATGGATTACGTTGAACTGCTAGGTTATGCGGCAATGGGATTTGTCGGTTTATCTTTTGTATTAAAAGATGTGATTAAGCTCCGGTTGATTAATGCGATTGGTTGCGTACTGTTTGTGATTTACGGCTTTTTTATCGGTTCCGTTCCGGTAATGGTGATGAATTTATTTGTGGCGTCACTGAATTTTTATTTTGTCTTTAAAAATCGGCATAAACCATAA
- a CDS encoding GspE/PulE family protein — MQYSVCDVNNRQVFRISEEQWQKNYDERHILLRYLTVPLREDEQTLWLAIDDTNNLSACEIFAFLTHKRIEPVLVSSEELKYLLGQLMPEQQSVYDETELPYQPLAQAQHSDVNDPIIQVLDSLFKYGLKHNASDIHLEPQKDKMLIRLRIDGVLHPYKSFSLQLANRLISRIKLLAKLDISESRLPQDGQFGFKTILSETLDFRVSSLPTYWGEKVVLRLQKNKPTHFDFTTLGFLAEQKEKLLRALRQPQGLILVTGPTGSGKSITLYSALDYLNDSKRHILTAEDPIEIELEGIIQTQINPAIDLGFSRLLRTFLRQDPDVIMLGEIRDQESAEIALSAAQTGHLVLSTLHTNDAPSAIERLLQLGIKEYEINNSLLLVVAQRLVRKLCTECGGKGCKHCYHGYRGRIGVYQLFSKNGKIFEKSTACLDFENLYQSAQQKFKTGITSLEEIERVLGHVESV, encoded by the coding sequence ATGCAGTATTCCGTATGTGATGTAAACAATCGGCAAGTATTCCGGATCTCCGAGGAACAGTGGCAAAAAAATTATGATGAACGTCATATCTTATTACGTTATCTCACCGTACCGCTTAGGGAAGACGAACAAACATTATGGCTGGCAATCGATGATACGAATAATCTCAGTGCTTGCGAGATTTTTGCTTTTCTTACGCATAAGCGGATTGAGCCGGTATTGGTCTCTTCCGAAGAATTGAAATACCTGCTCGGGCAATTAATGCCGGAACAACAATCGGTATATGACGAAACGGAATTACCTTATCAACCTTTAGCACAAGCGCAGCATTCGGATGTTAATGATCCGATTATTCAAGTGTTGGACAGCCTGTTTAAATACGGTTTAAAACATAATGCTTCGGATATTCATTTAGAACCGCAAAAAGACAAAATGTTGATTCGATTACGTATCGATGGCGTGTTACATCCGTATAAATCATTTTCTCTCCAACTTGCCAATCGACTTATTTCTCGCATTAAATTATTAGCTAAACTGGATATTAGTGAATCCCGTCTTCCGCAAGACGGGCAATTCGGTTTTAAGACAATCTTATCCGAAACATTGGATTTCCGTGTTTCGAGTTTACCGACTTATTGGGGCGAAAAAGTCGTTTTACGGCTACAAAAAAATAAACCGACGCATTTTGATTTTACTACGTTGGGCTTCTTGGCGGAGCAGAAGGAAAAGTTGTTGCGGGCATTGCGGCAACCTCAAGGATTAATATTAGTTACGGGACCGACCGGCAGTGGTAAAAGTATTACCTTATATAGTGCGTTGGATTATTTAAATGACAGTAAAAGGCATATTTTGACCGCCGAAGATCCGATAGAAATCGAACTTGAAGGCATAATCCAAACGCAAATAAACCCGGCGATAGATTTAGGGTTCAGCCGGCTATTAAGAACGTTTTTACGACAAGATCCGGATGTGATTATGTTAGGTGAAATTCGAGATCAAGAAAGTGCCGAAATTGCATTAAGTGCGGCACAAACCGGGCATTTAGTGCTTTCGACCTTACATACCAATGATGCGCCTTCGGCAATCGAACGCTTATTGCAGCTCGGTATCAAAGAATATGAAATCAATAATTCGTTATTACTTGTCGTGGCGCAACGTTTAGTTCGTAAATTATGTACCGAATGCGGCGGAAAAGGCTGTAAACATTGTTATCACGGCTACAGAGGCAGAATCGGCGTTTATCAACTGTTTTCAAAAAATGGAAAAATTTTTGAGAAATCGACCGCTTGTTTGGATTTTGAAAACTTATATCAAAGTGCGCAACAGAAATTTAAGACGGGAATCACTTCATTAGAAGAAATCGAGAGAGTGTTAGGTCATGTTGAAAGTGTATGA
- a CDS encoding prepilin peptidase: protein MSSPIFAWWCKRSIPQFAEYINRQIYSEYSTLLPIAYSYQDFRNASNLQPKYKWWGNLFYIVFPLLAFGIADPVVALLLMILCFLSALDYCYYLTDIRYVAAVFVLALLRSVEIAYQESLLFCCLFFGMLGLCSHLIFKKEILGSGDSLLFIALSPLFSLEDVFLLLLIASFSGIAFYLFYFLVMKKTLKKLPFIPFISFSTFVLIIDKIYI from the coding sequence ATGAGTTCTCCGATTTTCGCATGGTGGTGTAAGCGAAGTATTCCTCAATTTGCAGAATATATTAATCGGCAAATTTACTCTGAATATTCGACGTTATTACCTATAGCATACAGCTATCAAGATTTTCGCAATGCTTCAAATTTACAGCCGAAATATAAATGGTGGGGCAATCTTTTTTATATCGTTTTTCCTCTGCTTGCTTTTGGAATTGCTGATCCCGTCGTTGCGTTGCTACTGATGATTTTATGCTTTCTATCGGCTTTAGATTATTGTTATTACTTAACGGATATTCGCTATGTTGCTGCAGTCTTTGTTTTGGCATTATTACGTTCGGTGGAAATAGCTTATCAAGAAAGTCTGCTTTTTTGCTGTCTTTTCTTTGGTATGCTGGGTTTATGCTCTCATTTAATCTTTAAAAAAGAAATATTGGGAAGCGGAGACAGTTTATTGTTTATCGCTCTCTCGCCCTTATTCTCATTGGAAGACGTTTTTCTTTTATTATTGATCGCTTCCTTTTCCGGTATCGCGTTTTATCTGTTCTATTTCTTAGTGATGAAAAAAACACTTAAAAAATTACCCTTTATTCCTTTTATTAGCTTTTCGACTTTCGTGCTAATTATTGATAAAATTTATATCTAA
- a CDS encoding type II secretion system F family protein, with amino-acid sequence MLKVYEFHWKAKNRFQQLQKGKALACHRTELERRLLAKGYSQIRIQRNFRFVTQASSESITQVIKQLALLLNSAVPLKQALNMLLENTYHIRIYMWLSDLNRLIESGYTMSSSLTKLNLYLAKSEIQLVRIGEQSGRLGEILQNIAVNRYQTEKLHKKIKKIMFYPVVTLIISVALSLAMLLFIVPQFIELYSGSEKPLPLITQMLFTLSHFLQHSLLQVTIVSLLAVGFFRFFAKKYRFLTAIKNGMLSALPIFNKIVENVRIVFFSQNLGLMLKAHIRLETALNTFLATQSQDLRLQKEIENILAQLKQGYRFSESINASVFGIQVVQMLAIGEQSGNVAQMCSYIGELYRQQLDDQVDLLSQLLEPILMLIIGLIIGTVLIGLYLPIFDLGGLVGGG; translated from the coding sequence ATGTTGAAAGTGTATGAATTTCATTGGAAAGCTAAAAATCGTTTTCAACAACTTCAAAAAGGGAAAGCGTTAGCTTGTCATCGAACGGAATTGGAACGGCGTTTATTAGCAAAAGGCTATTCACAGATCCGTATCCAACGTAATTTTCGTTTTGTCACACAGGCTTCTTCAGAATCGATTACTCAAGTAATTAAACAGTTGGCGCTTTTATTGAATTCTGCAGTCCCTTTAAAACAAGCGCTGAATATGTTGTTAGAAAATACTTATCATATTCGGATCTATATGTGGCTAAGTGATTTAAACCGTTTGATAGAATCGGGTTATACAATGTCGTCAAGTTTAACCAAACTGAATTTATATTTGGCGAAATCGGAAATACAGCTGGTACGGATTGGCGAACAAAGCGGACGATTAGGCGAAATTTTGCAAAATATCGCGGTAAATCGCTATCAAACCGAAAAATTACATAAGAAAATAAAAAAGATAATGTTTTATCCTGTCGTCACTTTGATTATTTCCGTTGCGCTTTCTCTCGCCATGCTCCTTTTTATCGTGCCGCAATTTATCGAGCTGTATTCCGGTAGTGAAAAGCCGCTTCCTTTAATTACACAAATGCTATTTACATTATCGCACTTCTTACAACATTCTTTATTACAGGTAACGATAGTCAGTTTATTAGCGGTCGGTTTTTTCCGTTTTTTTGCAAAAAAATATCGATTTTTAACCGCTATAAAAAACGGGATGTTAAGTGCTTTGCCTATTTTTAATAAGATAGTCGAAAACGTTCGTATAGTATTTTTTAGTCAAAATCTCGGCTTGATGCTAAAAGCGCATATTCGGCTGGAAACGGCGTTAAATACCTTTCTTGCTACACAATCGCAAGATTTGAGGTTACAAAAAGAGATAGAAAATATTTTAGCTCAATTAAAACAAGGTTATCGCTTTTCCGAAAGTATTAATGCGAGTGTGTTCGGTATTCAAGTAGTACAAATGCTTGCCATTGGAGAACAGAGTGGGAATGTAGCGCAGATGTGTAGCTATATCGGGGAGTTATATCGACAACAATTGGATGATCAGGTTGACCTGTTATCGCAGCTACTCGAGCCGATCTTAATGCTGATTATCGGATTAATTATCGGTACGGTTTTGATCGGATTATATTTACCGATTTTTGATTTAGGCGGACTAGTCGGAGGCGGTTAG
- the lptE gene encoding LPS assembly lipoprotein LptE has protein sequence MLKKLSLLAVLGLTACGWHFKNNEVLPQDLRTLTFESADQHSDMSRTLRHQLQLNDVELVSATEGVAKLRLVGASSGSKVVSVFKQAREAEKLLTLNVQAIVDVPKKGAYPLEVSVHRTFFDDSRAALAKSAEQETIMKDMYEQASRQLIIKMAGLHKELNQAK, from the coding sequence ATGTTAAAAAAACTCTCTCTTTTAGCCGTTCTCGGTTTAACCGCTTGTGGCTGGCATTTCAAAAACAATGAAGTATTGCCGCAGGACTTACGTACACTGACTTTTGAAAGCGCCGATCAGCATAGTGATATGTCACGTACTTTACGTCATCAATTACAACTTAACGATGTAGAATTAGTTTCCGCAACGGAAGGCGTCGCTAAATTACGCCTTGTCGGTGCATCAAGCGGCAGTAAAGTCGTTTCGGTGTTTAAACAAGCGCGCGAAGCGGAGAAATTACTGACATTGAATGTACAGGCGATTGTTGATGTACCGAAAAAAGGTGCATATCCGTTAGAAGTTTCCGTTCACCGTACTTTCTTTGATGACTCTCGTGCCGCATTGGCAAAATCGGCGGAACAAGAAACGATTATGAAAGATATGTATGAGCAAGCTTCTCGCCAATTAATTATCAAAATGGCTGGTTTACATAAAGAATTAAATCAAGCTAAGTAA
- the yacG gene encoding DNA gyrase inhibitor YacG, whose protein sequence is MSETIVNCPTCNQEVIWKPESKYRPFCSERCQLIDLGEWANEEKRIAAVENDVMTSDLEGRY, encoded by the coding sequence ATGTCAGAAACTATCGTAAATTGTCCGACTTGCAATCAAGAAGTGATTTGGAAGCCGGAAAGTAAATATCGTCCGTTTTGTAGCGAACGTTGTCAATTGATCGATTTGGGTGAATGGGCAAATGAGGAAAAGCGTATCGCTGCTGTTGAAAATGATGTGATGACTTCTGATTTAGAAGGGCGTTATTAA